The sequence TCTGTTTACACCGCTTTCTTCAGCTTCTTAAAAAATATTTTTTCTAAATCGGCTATATGGTCTAATTGATCGGCAACTTTATTATAGCTATCGGTTTGACTCCCGACGTTTCGGGATCGGTTTTTATATATTCTTGAAGCTTCCAAAGCAAAATCACGCCATAAATCGCCAATTGTAGTCATTTCTTTTGACAGTTCAATTAGTTTTTCGTTTCCTAATAATTTTCCTGATTCTTGCAAAAATGCTGCATAAATATAGCGGAAGCCACCACCGCCGGTGCCTATTTCTTCCTGCATTCGAACCACTTGCCCTAAATAATGGTTTGCCGTTTTAATGCCTTTTTTCTTTGGCCATTTTCGAATTAAACCCGCGATTTTATGAATTCCTTTTACGCCAACAAACGAAACTGGGGCGAGCATAGATTTACAAGTGTCTTTAATTCCTTTTACGATTGCCGTTTCAAGTTCCAGCTTTTCAGGAAACGAAATTGGATAATACATATGACCTTTTGGAGCAAATGCGCCTTTTGCAAAACGCACTTTTTCAAGTTCTTTTTCTGAAAGGGAAGTCATGTCTTCCATCACTGGGTCGCTTATTAAATATCTGCCGTTCTCCTTGCCATAAACTACCATATTGTGGGCGTTGAAGTGAAAACGATATTCATCGGGGAAATAAAGCAGATTATAAACCCCAACCTGCAAACCTACCGGATTGTTTTTTTCAAGATTTTCATCGAGCCGCGCTTTAGCTTCTTTTGGATTGCTGAATTTTTCGCGTTTCATCTTTACGCCTGTTCGCTTCGCAAATTTCTTAAAGATGTGTCCTGGCAATGCGCGATATGTAATTACTGGGGCGTGATTTACTTTTAATAAAGGAATATAACAAAACAACAAACCGCTACCAATACCAAAAACCATCGGCTCGCTAACGCTGAAACCGTTGTGTTTCATCAAATTTGAAACTACGCCGTTTTCGCAATGGGCGGATTGGTGATGGGTGAAATTTATTTCCATTATTTTGAAATGTTCTGAAGTTCTTCAACTGAAACATCAAATGCTTCCGCATATTTATTTAATGATTTATCACTCAATTTCTTAAAAACGGAAGGTTTAAAATGTCGTTTTACTTTCCATTGCCAAAAACTGACGTAGCTGGCCAAAATACCAACGTCCATTTTATGGAGTTCCATATAATATTCTATTGGGCTAGTTTCTCCTGCAATTACGCGGTTTTTTGCATCTGCAATGCGTTCATTTATTTCATCAATTGCATTGTTTAAGGCAACTGTTTTTGGTTCCCAACCGCTGCTGTTTTCTGTGGTGTATTCACCGTTTTCATCAACAGCATAACAAAGTTCGCGGAAATTTGCCGACTCTAAATTACTTTTATCCTGTGGTACTTCTTTCTTCTTCATAATCAGACTTCGTGGATTAAAAAATTCATAGTAGAAGATACAATTAAATTTTCGTCGAGAAAGGTTTCCGTTTCAAGACTGCACATTGTCATTTCGCCAGTGTCAAATCTTGAAAGTAGTTTTGCTTTTGTAATGATGGTTTCGCCAACTTTTGGAAGCTGAAAAATTTCAACTTTTTTAATAGCGCTTATATAACCAACCAATTTATTACCAGTTCCTTCTATATCGTCTTTTTCAAAAAAAGTTTGTCCTACTACGCCAGATGCAGCTTGGGCAGCATTTTCAATTAAACCTATTTCGGAAAGTTCGCCGTCTTTCAAAAAAACGCAATCTTCTGAAATGTAAAATTGTGTAGTCGTTGAATTTTCATCAA comes from Aequorivita sublithincola DSM 14238 and encodes:
- a CDS encoding 3-hydroxylacyl-ACP dehydratase, which produces MKTTDISNIDISNFLPHRKPMLMVTSVLEIDENSTTTQFYISEDCVFLKDGELSEIGLIENAAQAASGVVGQTFFEKDDIEGTGNKLVGYISAIKKVEIFQLPKVGETIITKAKLLSRFDTGEMTMCSLETETFLDENLIVSSTMNFLIHEV
- a CDS encoding BtrH N-terminal domain-containing protein, which gives rise to MEINFTHHQSAHCENGVVSNLMKHNGFSVSEPMVFGIGSGLLFCYIPLLKVNHAPVITYRALPGHIFKKFAKRTGVKMKREKFSNPKEAKARLDENLEKNNPVGLQVGVYNLLYFPDEYRFHFNAHNMVVYGKENGRYLISDPVMEDMTSLSEKELEKVRFAKGAFAPKGHMYYPISFPEKLELETAIVKGIKDTCKSMLAPVSFVGVKGIHKIAGLIRKWPKKKGIKTANHYLGQVVRMQEEIGTGGGGFRYIYAAFLQESGKLLGNEKLIELSKEMTTIGDLWRDFALEASRIYKNRSRNVGSQTDSYNKVADQLDHIADLEKIFFKKLKKAV